A window from Zonotrichia albicollis isolate bZonAlb1 chromosome 8, bZonAlb1.hap1, whole genome shotgun sequence encodes these proteins:
- the ERICH3 gene encoding glutamate-rich protein 3 isoform X1 has translation MSAPQPRILETYNSLTDKHLVGYFSNARIRRHLQKSGLISRSGRIIPEKEYRLNAIRRDHQRHVQGCLADAIYHKVLDIEHHHQLGINRRLDCSARKETMESAKIERLMGQVSPMYAPHPPVAPRNHHALCPLVSGERTGRSLRRGPRLRFDYGDGRYYFRAKEPPVSKRQSSELKFRNPMDYMSGASPYRPSKRRRRRAAPVPPPRPHVGDRCIPGIRRGLPVERWFHSTTGFNEQFLINNTNGFPKSPLCSNALVTMIYLGKSKHVSLRDHKDEIKVYQQYCGTENICVYKGDLLEGDTFQFISKRYLGYPFSLTFFLNGLQVDRLSSCCEYRGFQTKRPCRLQRRNTYFRVLHVAGAPPCYRCFLAMGLDKKLYPPKKKLKFYSRAHMCSCSPYCAHSQPCDSNVLPKSIEDSVSLTIASQEDSVDTIDETLDSEQECCEEEEEEEEGEEIEGEIGEEVEEEAQTEDRSFVETEGTAQETTTQETTSESEYDEDFEDVEVNEEGQIGDQMNGMSKSSSNDKNRNIDYGKESETSSQKALQASDSEKDKRYSDDRDCEDDLPERRPADSLSSMSTQCSTETDSQAEMKADHRNFKEDCNIKSTSDSAAHAHCGNENGEKKLLRVEENQENSALKQKGIDEADKTKPEDLTAREDTRIFHENIRAMQHQNPEVNGEFKQTGSGESNMNEEEERPPVPWESRVLSKEDGNEEPPWHEEGGVFEDCKPVQEETAKATGNDHPVNSDPEPGDLCANEEEKNAANTEHSASGAADGRLLAEGRRSLDVQEAAARAGEATGPGQALEQDGAAGGDAGSGEAAGKAAGAGDALPQAGTGAALGESAPEEGTVAQERPPGKGTGPAVELGTEGSPGEQQVLAGGMDREVALGKAAAGTERPAGALPGGEAHRAVPQGQEGAGGTAEEEAADEGRKGAGGPPAEEEVGEPVSEAGEPLGQGGSAGKDTTVAAVSEGEDAGEDADVAATHGNARAVGPEGEKAVEEDFSEGEEALGKPGALWEAPGDMETGEAMSGGEGFVKPSQFSQLKVSEEEWMEMGKAVPGAAAALESAQALQRVEDTREESVEADKGPALEVAPGLGALGGARGDPVTEGSSQVEETLAVQEEEGAAEALWSGNPSEGSEAETERAVEGKPEGEAVGGSAGAAGAGSEDEEEATDGAAGSEEPAAGTEGWLRCGQAGGQGRCPGEGAAAGPCGSRAGEPGLVAIAVLGGQAGPGALPGAGGLGTGAMAQAGVTGAAPGAQSGAGAQPVSAAGGEPGGAGEGPAGAPAAAGPEGKREAAAGGEARAAGPAGARRPEPGTEPLGHAGGLGAGALGEQAAAETAPSSPGHGGVAARARGAGGEGLCPGTPPQPAATGTARGRHGRQEPGMERDAGQAGDEQPSAPENTREGEVAAVSASAGPAEQRKDGPVGGSPSVPAAADGGDRSCSSRQDSANPDPLIMSSEEDGEETLL, from the exons ATGAGCGCCCCGCAGCCGCG TATTCTTGAAACCTATAACAGTCTTACAGACAAACACCTGGTTGGATATTTCAGCAATGCCAGGATAAGACGACATCTTCAGAAATCAGGACTG ATCTCCAGGAGCGGCAGAATCATACCGGAGAAGGAATACCGCCTCAATGCCATAAGGAGGGACCACCAGAGACACGTCCAGGGCTGCTTGGCTGATGCCATATATCATAAAGTCCTTGACATTGAG CATCATCATCAGCTGGGGATTAACAGGAGACTTGACTGTTCTGCAAGGAAAGAGACGATGGAGTCAGCCAAG ATCGAGCGCTTGATGGGACAAGTGTCCCCCATGTACGCCCCCCACCCGCCCGTCGCCCCCAGGAACCACCACGCGCTCTGTCCCTTGGTGTCCGGAGAGCGGACCGGGCGCTCGCTGCGG AGGGGACCCAGACTTAGATTTGATTATGGTGATGGACGTTATTATTTCCGAGCCAAGGAGCCTCCCGTCTCTAAG aggcagagcagcgaGCTCAAGTTCAGGAACCCCATGGATTACATGTCCGGTGCGTCACCGTACCGGCCCAGcaagcgccgccgccgccgcgcggccccggtgccgccgccgcgcccgcaCGTCGGGGACCGCTGCATCCCCGGCATCCGGCGCGGGCTGCCCGTCGAGAGATGGTTCCACTCCACCACGGGCTTCAATGAGCAGTTCTTGATCAAT aatACCAATGGGTTCCCCAAGTCCCCATTATGCAGCAATGCCCTGGTCACCATGATCTACCTAGGAAAGAGTAAGCACGTGTCGCTCCGTGATCACAAGGATGAAATCAAAGTCTATCAGCAATACTGTGGaacagaaaacatttgtgtCTATAAAGGCGACCTGTTGGAAGGAG ACACCTTCCAGTTCATCTCTAAGAGGTACCTTGGTTACCCGTTCAGCCTCACCTTTTTCCTGAACGGGCTCCAAGTTGACAGGCTGAGCTCTTGCTGTGAGTACAGAGGCTTTCAGACCAAGAGGCCTTGCCGGCTGCAGCGCAGAAACACCTACTTCAGGGTGCTCCACGTGGCAGGAGCCCCTCCTTGCTACAG GTGCTTTCTTGCGATGGGTCTGGACAAAAAGCTATACCCTCCCAAGAAGAAGCTGAAGTTCTACTCGAGGGCGCACatgtgctcctgctctccttACTGCGCGCACAGCCAGCCCTGTGACAGCAACGTGCTGCCCAAATCCATTGAAGACTCGGTGTCGCTCACCATAGCCAGCCAAGAGGACAGCGTGGACACTATCGACGAAACACTCGACTCTGAACAGGAGTGCTgcgaggaagaagaagaagaagaagaaggagaagaaatagaaggaGAAATAGGAGAAGAAGTAGAAGAAGAAGCACAAACAGAAGACCGATCTTTTGTGGAGACCGAAGGCACCGCTCAGGAAACCACCACTCAGGAAACCACCAGTGAAAGTG AATATGATGAAGATTTTGAAGATGTGGAAGTTAATGAAGAGGGACAGATTGGTGATCAAATGAATGGAATGTCAAAGTCATCCTCAAATGATAAAAACCGTAATATAGACTATGGAAAGGAGAGTGAAACCTCATCTCAGAAGGCACTGCAGGCCTCTGACAGTGAGAAAGATAAAAGATATTCTGATGACAGGGACTGTGAAGATGATCTACCAG AGAGGAGGCCTGCAGACTCTCTCTCATCCATGAGCACTCAGTGCAGCACTGAGACTGACTCGCAAGCTGAAATGAAGGCAGACCATAGGAATTTCAAAGAGGACTGCAATATCAAAAGTACATCTGATAGTGCAGCACATGCACACTGTGGAAATGAGAATGGGGAGAAGAAACTGCTCAGAGTGGAGGAAAATCAAGAGAATTCTGCACTGAAACAGAAAGGAATAGATGAAGCAGACAAGACAAAACCAGAAGATCTAACAGCAAGGGAAGACACTAGAATTTTTCATGAAAACATAAGGGCAATGCAGCATCAAAATCCTGAGGTTAACGGGGAATTCAAACAGACTGGGTCAGGAGAAAGTAACATGAATGAGGAGGAGGAACGTCCTCCAGTGCCTTGGGAAAGCAGGGTATTGAGCAAGGAGGATGGCAACGAAGAGCCTCCTTGGCATGAGGAAGGAGGGG TTTTTGAAGACTGCAAACCAGTCCAGGAGGAAACAGCAAAAGCAACTGGAAATGATCATCCTGTGAATTCTGACCCTGAGCCTGGTGATTTGTGTGCCaatgaggaagaaaagaatGCAGCAAATACAGAGCATAGTGCCAGTGGAG CAGCAGATGGAAGGCTCCTGGCAGAAGGGAGGAGAAGCCTGGAtgtgcaggaggcagcagcacgaGCCGGGGAGGCGACAGGGCCGGGACAAGCCCTggagcaggatggggctgctgggggagaTGCTGGCAGCGGAGAGGCcgcaggaaaagctgcaggggcaggggatGCACTGCCCCAGGCAGGCACGGGGGCTGCGCTGGGGGAATCCGCGCCTGAGGAGGGCACCGTGGCACAGGAACGGCCCCCAGGAAAGGGAACAGGGCCGGCAGtggagctgggcacagaggggtcgcctggggagcagcaggtgcTGGCGGGGGGCATGGAcagagaggtggcactgggcaAGGCCGCAGCTGGCACAGAGAGGCCAGCTGGGGCGCTGCCAGGGGGGGAGGCACACAGAGCCGtgccccaggggcaggagggggcTGGCGGCACCgctgaggaggaggctgcagacGAAGGCCGCAAAGGAGCAGGAGGGCccccagcagaggaggaggtgGGCGAGCCAGTGTCCGAGGCAGGGGAGCCCCTGGGGCAAGGAGGGTCTGCAGGGAAGGACACGACGGTGGCGGCTGTGTCAGAGGGAGAGGACGCTGGGGAGGATGCTGATGTGGCAGCTACACATGGGAATGCCAGAGCTGTGGGCCCTGAAGGAGAAAAGGCTGTTGAAGAAGACTTTTCTGAAGGGGAGGAGGCTTTGGGGAAGCCTGGGGCTCTCTGGGAAGCACCAGGGGATATGGAAACAGGAGAGGCAATGTCTGGAGGGGAAGGGTTTGTTAAGCCAAGTCAGTTTTCCCAGCTGAAAGTGTCAGAGGAAGAGTGGATGGAGATGGGGAaagctgtcccaggagctgcagcagcacttgaGAGTGCTCAGGCTCTCCAGAGAGTGGAGGACACGAGAGAAGAGTCTGTGGAGGCTGACAAGGGTCCTGCACTGGAAGTGGCACCTGGGTTAGGAGCACTGGGGGGTGCTCGGGGGGATCCTGTCACTGAGGGGTCATCACAGGTGGAGGAGACACTGgcagtgcaggaggaggagggcgcAGCAGAAGCACTTTGGAGTGGAAACCCATCTGAGGGCAGCgaagcagagacagagagagcagTGGAAGGAAAGCCCGAAGGAGAGGCGGTGGGAGGGTCTGCAGGGGCGGCCGGAGCGGGCTCGGAGGATGAAGAGGAGGCCACAGATGGAGCAGCAGGTTCAGAGGAGCCGGCAGCGGGGACAGAGGGGTGGCTGAGGTGTGGGCAAGCGGGAGGGCAGGGGAGGTGTCCCGGGGAgggcgcggcggcggggccgtgcGGGAGCCGGGCCGGGGAGCCGGGGCTGGTGGCCATCGCAGTGCTGGGCGGGCAGGCCGGGCCCGGAGCGCTGCCCGGGGCTGGcgggctgggcactggggccaTGGCACAGGCCGGGGTGACGGGAGCGGCGCCGGGGGCAcagagtggggcaggggcacagccggtgtcggcggcgggcggggagcCGGGGGGCGCCGGGGAAGGGCCGGCCGGGGCACCCGCGGCCGCTGGGCCCGAGGGGAAGCGGGAGGCGGCAGCAGGGGGCGAGGCGCGGGCCGCGGGGCCGGCCGGAGCACGGCGGCCGGAGCCGGGCACGGAGCCGCTCGGGCACGCAGGGGGGCTCGGAGCGGGGGCGCTGGGGGAGCAGGCCGCTGCAGAGACCGCCCcgagcagccccgggcacgggggAGTGGCAGCGAGGGCGAGAGGAGCGGGAGGCGAGGGGCTGTGCCCGGGCACCCCGCCACAGCCGGCAGCCACAGGGACAGCGCGGGGCAGGCACGGGCGGCAGGAGCCGGGCATGGAGCGGGATGCAGGGCAAGCCGGGGACGAGCAGCCGAGTGCCCCTGAGAACACCAGAGAGGGCGAGGTGGCCGCTGTGTCGGCCAGTGCCGGGCCCGCGGAGCAGAGGAAGGACGGCCCCGTCGGAGGGAGCCCGAGTGTCCCGGCAGCCGCTGACGGGGGCGACAGGAGCTGCAGTTCCCGTCAG GATAGTGCAAACCCAGACCCACTCATCATGTCGTCAGAAGAGGATGGGGAAGAAACCCTGCTctga
- the ERICH3 gene encoding glutamate-rich protein 3 isoform X2, with protein sequence MSAPQPRILETYNSLTDKHLVGYFSNARIRRHLQKSGLISRSGRIIPEKEYRLNAIRRDHQRHVQGCLADAIYHKVLDIEHHHQLGINRRLDCSARKETMESAKIERLMGQVSPMYAPHPPVAPRNHHALCPLVSGERTGRSLRRGPRLRFDYGDGRYYFRAKEPPVSKRQSSELKFRNPMDYMSGASPYRPSKRRRRRAAPVPPPRPHVGDRCIPGIRRGLPVERWFHSTTGFNEQFLINNTNGFPKSPLCSNALVTMIYLGKSKHVSLRDHKDEIKVYQQYCGTENICVYKGDLLEGDTFQFISKRYLGYPFSLTFFLNGLQVDRLSSCCEYRGFQTKRPCRLQRRNTYFRVLHVAGAPPCYRCFLAMGLDKKLYPPKKKLKFYSRAHMCSCSPYCAHSQPCDSNVLPKSIEDSVSLTIASQEDSVDTIDETLDSEQECCEEEEEEEEGEEIEGEIGEEVEEEAQTEDRSFVETEGTAQETTTQETTSESEYDEDFEDVEVNEEGQIGDQMNGMSKSSSNDKNRNIDYGKESETSSQKALQASDSEKDKRYSDDRDCEDDLPERRPADSLSSMSTQCSTETDSQAEMKADHRNFKEDCNIKSTSDSAAHAHCGNENGEKKLLRVEENQENSALKQKGIDEADKTKPEDLTAREDTRIFHENIRAMQHQNPEVNGEFKQTGSGESNMNEEEERPPVPWESRVLSKEDGNEEPPWHEEGGVFEDCKPVQEETAKATGNDHPVNSDPEPGDLCANEEEKNAANTEHSASGADGRLLAEGRRSLDVQEAAARAGEATGPGQALEQDGAAGGDAGSGEAAGKAAGAGDALPQAGTGAALGESAPEEGTVAQERPPGKGTGPAVELGTEGSPGEQQVLAGGMDREVALGKAAAGTERPAGALPGGEAHRAVPQGQEGAGGTAEEEAADEGRKGAGGPPAEEEVGEPVSEAGEPLGQGGSAGKDTTVAAVSEGEDAGEDADVAATHGNARAVGPEGEKAVEEDFSEGEEALGKPGALWEAPGDMETGEAMSGGEGFVKPSQFSQLKVSEEEWMEMGKAVPGAAAALESAQALQRVEDTREESVEADKGPALEVAPGLGALGGARGDPVTEGSSQVEETLAVQEEEGAAEALWSGNPSEGSEAETERAVEGKPEGEAVGGSAGAAGAGSEDEEEATDGAAGSEEPAAGTEGWLRCGQAGGQGRCPGEGAAAGPCGSRAGEPGLVAIAVLGGQAGPGALPGAGGLGTGAMAQAGVTGAAPGAQSGAGAQPVSAAGGEPGGAGEGPAGAPAAAGPEGKREAAAGGEARAAGPAGARRPEPGTEPLGHAGGLGAGALGEQAAAETAPSSPGHGGVAARARGAGGEGLCPGTPPQPAATGTARGRHGRQEPGMERDAGQAGDEQPSAPENTREGEVAAVSASAGPAEQRKDGPVGGSPSVPAAADGGDRSCSSRQDSANPDPLIMSSEEDGEETLL encoded by the exons ATGAGCGCCCCGCAGCCGCG TATTCTTGAAACCTATAACAGTCTTACAGACAAACACCTGGTTGGATATTTCAGCAATGCCAGGATAAGACGACATCTTCAGAAATCAGGACTG ATCTCCAGGAGCGGCAGAATCATACCGGAGAAGGAATACCGCCTCAATGCCATAAGGAGGGACCACCAGAGACACGTCCAGGGCTGCTTGGCTGATGCCATATATCATAAAGTCCTTGACATTGAG CATCATCATCAGCTGGGGATTAACAGGAGACTTGACTGTTCTGCAAGGAAAGAGACGATGGAGTCAGCCAAG ATCGAGCGCTTGATGGGACAAGTGTCCCCCATGTACGCCCCCCACCCGCCCGTCGCCCCCAGGAACCACCACGCGCTCTGTCCCTTGGTGTCCGGAGAGCGGACCGGGCGCTCGCTGCGG AGGGGACCCAGACTTAGATTTGATTATGGTGATGGACGTTATTATTTCCGAGCCAAGGAGCCTCCCGTCTCTAAG aggcagagcagcgaGCTCAAGTTCAGGAACCCCATGGATTACATGTCCGGTGCGTCACCGTACCGGCCCAGcaagcgccgccgccgccgcgcggccccggtgccgccgccgcgcccgcaCGTCGGGGACCGCTGCATCCCCGGCATCCGGCGCGGGCTGCCCGTCGAGAGATGGTTCCACTCCACCACGGGCTTCAATGAGCAGTTCTTGATCAAT aatACCAATGGGTTCCCCAAGTCCCCATTATGCAGCAATGCCCTGGTCACCATGATCTACCTAGGAAAGAGTAAGCACGTGTCGCTCCGTGATCACAAGGATGAAATCAAAGTCTATCAGCAATACTGTGGaacagaaaacatttgtgtCTATAAAGGCGACCTGTTGGAAGGAG ACACCTTCCAGTTCATCTCTAAGAGGTACCTTGGTTACCCGTTCAGCCTCACCTTTTTCCTGAACGGGCTCCAAGTTGACAGGCTGAGCTCTTGCTGTGAGTACAGAGGCTTTCAGACCAAGAGGCCTTGCCGGCTGCAGCGCAGAAACACCTACTTCAGGGTGCTCCACGTGGCAGGAGCCCCTCCTTGCTACAG GTGCTTTCTTGCGATGGGTCTGGACAAAAAGCTATACCCTCCCAAGAAGAAGCTGAAGTTCTACTCGAGGGCGCACatgtgctcctgctctccttACTGCGCGCACAGCCAGCCCTGTGACAGCAACGTGCTGCCCAAATCCATTGAAGACTCGGTGTCGCTCACCATAGCCAGCCAAGAGGACAGCGTGGACACTATCGACGAAACACTCGACTCTGAACAGGAGTGCTgcgaggaagaagaagaagaagaagaaggagaagaaatagaaggaGAAATAGGAGAAGAAGTAGAAGAAGAAGCACAAACAGAAGACCGATCTTTTGTGGAGACCGAAGGCACCGCTCAGGAAACCACCACTCAGGAAACCACCAGTGAAAGTG AATATGATGAAGATTTTGAAGATGTGGAAGTTAATGAAGAGGGACAGATTGGTGATCAAATGAATGGAATGTCAAAGTCATCCTCAAATGATAAAAACCGTAATATAGACTATGGAAAGGAGAGTGAAACCTCATCTCAGAAGGCACTGCAGGCCTCTGACAGTGAGAAAGATAAAAGATATTCTGATGACAGGGACTGTGAAGATGATCTACCAG AGAGGAGGCCTGCAGACTCTCTCTCATCCATGAGCACTCAGTGCAGCACTGAGACTGACTCGCAAGCTGAAATGAAGGCAGACCATAGGAATTTCAAAGAGGACTGCAATATCAAAAGTACATCTGATAGTGCAGCACATGCACACTGTGGAAATGAGAATGGGGAGAAGAAACTGCTCAGAGTGGAGGAAAATCAAGAGAATTCTGCACTGAAACAGAAAGGAATAGATGAAGCAGACAAGACAAAACCAGAAGATCTAACAGCAAGGGAAGACACTAGAATTTTTCATGAAAACATAAGGGCAATGCAGCATCAAAATCCTGAGGTTAACGGGGAATTCAAACAGACTGGGTCAGGAGAAAGTAACATGAATGAGGAGGAGGAACGTCCTCCAGTGCCTTGGGAAAGCAGGGTATTGAGCAAGGAGGATGGCAACGAAGAGCCTCCTTGGCATGAGGAAGGAGGGG TTTTTGAAGACTGCAAACCAGTCCAGGAGGAAACAGCAAAAGCAACTGGAAATGATCATCCTGTGAATTCTGACCCTGAGCCTGGTGATTTGTGTGCCaatgaggaagaaaagaatGCAGCAAATACAGAGCATAGTGCCAGTGGAG CAGATGGAAGGCTCCTGGCAGAAGGGAGGAGAAGCCTGGAtgtgcaggaggcagcagcacgaGCCGGGGAGGCGACAGGGCCGGGACAAGCCCTggagcaggatggggctgctgggggagaTGCTGGCAGCGGAGAGGCcgcaggaaaagctgcaggggcaggggatGCACTGCCCCAGGCAGGCACGGGGGCTGCGCTGGGGGAATCCGCGCCTGAGGAGGGCACCGTGGCACAGGAACGGCCCCCAGGAAAGGGAACAGGGCCGGCAGtggagctgggcacagaggggtcgcctggggagcagcaggtgcTGGCGGGGGGCATGGAcagagaggtggcactgggcaAGGCCGCAGCTGGCACAGAGAGGCCAGCTGGGGCGCTGCCAGGGGGGGAGGCACACAGAGCCGtgccccaggggcaggagggggcTGGCGGCACCgctgaggaggaggctgcagacGAAGGCCGCAAAGGAGCAGGAGGGCccccagcagaggaggaggtgGGCGAGCCAGTGTCCGAGGCAGGGGAGCCCCTGGGGCAAGGAGGGTCTGCAGGGAAGGACACGACGGTGGCGGCTGTGTCAGAGGGAGAGGACGCTGGGGAGGATGCTGATGTGGCAGCTACACATGGGAATGCCAGAGCTGTGGGCCCTGAAGGAGAAAAGGCTGTTGAAGAAGACTTTTCTGAAGGGGAGGAGGCTTTGGGGAAGCCTGGGGCTCTCTGGGAAGCACCAGGGGATATGGAAACAGGAGAGGCAATGTCTGGAGGGGAAGGGTTTGTTAAGCCAAGTCAGTTTTCCCAGCTGAAAGTGTCAGAGGAAGAGTGGATGGAGATGGGGAaagctgtcccaggagctgcagcagcacttgaGAGTGCTCAGGCTCTCCAGAGAGTGGAGGACACGAGAGAAGAGTCTGTGGAGGCTGACAAGGGTCCTGCACTGGAAGTGGCACCTGGGTTAGGAGCACTGGGGGGTGCTCGGGGGGATCCTGTCACTGAGGGGTCATCACAGGTGGAGGAGACACTGgcagtgcaggaggaggagggcgcAGCAGAAGCACTTTGGAGTGGAAACCCATCTGAGGGCAGCgaagcagagacagagagagcagTGGAAGGAAAGCCCGAAGGAGAGGCGGTGGGAGGGTCTGCAGGGGCGGCCGGAGCGGGCTCGGAGGATGAAGAGGAGGCCACAGATGGAGCAGCAGGTTCAGAGGAGCCGGCAGCGGGGACAGAGGGGTGGCTGAGGTGTGGGCAAGCGGGAGGGCAGGGGAGGTGTCCCGGGGAgggcgcggcggcggggccgtgcGGGAGCCGGGCCGGGGAGCCGGGGCTGGTGGCCATCGCAGTGCTGGGCGGGCAGGCCGGGCCCGGAGCGCTGCCCGGGGCTGGcgggctgggcactggggccaTGGCACAGGCCGGGGTGACGGGAGCGGCGCCGGGGGCAcagagtggggcaggggcacagccggtgtcggcggcgggcggggagcCGGGGGGCGCCGGGGAAGGGCCGGCCGGGGCACCCGCGGCCGCTGGGCCCGAGGGGAAGCGGGAGGCGGCAGCAGGGGGCGAGGCGCGGGCCGCGGGGCCGGCCGGAGCACGGCGGCCGGAGCCGGGCACGGAGCCGCTCGGGCACGCAGGGGGGCTCGGAGCGGGGGCGCTGGGGGAGCAGGCCGCTGCAGAGACCGCCCcgagcagccccgggcacgggggAGTGGCAGCGAGGGCGAGAGGAGCGGGAGGCGAGGGGCTGTGCCCGGGCACCCCGCCACAGCCGGCAGCCACAGGGACAGCGCGGGGCAGGCACGGGCGGCAGGAGCCGGGCATGGAGCGGGATGCAGGGCAAGCCGGGGACGAGCAGCCGAGTGCCCCTGAGAACACCAGAGAGGGCGAGGTGGCCGCTGTGTCGGCCAGTGCCGGGCCCGCGGAGCAGAGGAAGGACGGCCCCGTCGGAGGGAGCCCGAGTGTCCCGGCAGCCGCTGACGGGGGCGACAGGAGCTGCAGTTCCCGTCAG GATAGTGCAAACCCAGACCCACTCATCATGTCGTCAGAAGAGGATGGGGAAGAAACCCTGCTctga